A single window of Salvia splendens isolate huo1 chromosome 6, SspV2, whole genome shotgun sequence DNA harbors:
- the LOC121809484 gene encoding protein NUCLEAR FUSION DEFECTIVE 4-like: MVVLKEGRRPPWVSLGASVWVQIASGNSYTFPLYSPSLKSVLGFNQQQLSFLGVANDIGENVGIFPGLACNKLPPWAILVVGVCASSLGYGVLWLAVSQAVQNLPYWVLWIALCIATHGSAWLGTAVLVTNMRNFPVSRGAVAGILKGYVGLSAAVFTEVYTMALDGSASNLLLLLTLGIPVIGLLMMYFIRPCTPAYGEDSAEHCHFLFTQAASLILAVYLLSTTILKDLFSFSNTVSYMLIAIMIVLLMAPLSIPLKMTMFPSNHQKPGISTGVVGGDGYTNETHPLLTPSSSTTYLGSFYEPEEIPEVDLLLAMGEGAVKKKRKPRRGEDFTFREAVVKADFWLLWSVYFLGVGSGVTVLNNLAQIGVSLGVNDATVLLSLFSFCNFLGRLGAGVVSEHFVRSKAIPRIFSLAVAQALMVVSFLLYASALSGTLYAATALLGICYGTQFGVMIPTASELFGLKDFGVIFNFMQLGNPVGALVFSSLLASQVYESEAAKQTGSSCVGPSCFRLTFLVLAGFCGLGTLMSIVLSIRIRPVYRMLYAGGSFRLPQSSGH, encoded by the exons ATGGTAGTGCTGAAAGAAGGCCGCCGGCCGCCGTGGGTGAGCTTGGGGGCTTCTGTTTGGGTGCAAATTGCATCAGGAAACTCATACACTTTCCCTCTCTATTCCCCTTCCCTCAAATCAGTTCTGGGCTTCAACCAGCAGCAGCTATCCTTTCTTGGAGTAGCCAATGATATAGGAGAAAATGTTGGGATTTTTCCTGGTTTAGCTTGCAACAAACTCCCTCCTTGGGCCATTCTTGTTGTTGGTGTATGCGCTTCTTCCTTGGGCTATGGTGTTTTGTGGCTTGCTGTTAGTCAGGCTGTTCAAAACCTTCCCTATTGGGTT TTGTGGATCGCTCTGTGTATTGCCACTCACGGCAGTGCATGGCTTGGGACAGCAGTTCTCGTCACAAACATGAGGAATTTTCCGGTCAGCCGGGGCGCTGTTGCTGGAATACTCAAAGGCTATGTTGGTTTAAGCGCTGCAGTTTTCACAGAGGTTTACACCATGGCCCTCGACGGGTCAGCTTCAAATCTACTGCTGCTGCTAACCCTTGGCATCCCTGTTATTGGTTTGCTGATGATGTACTTTATCCGGCCTTGCACTCCCGCTTATGGGGAAGACTCTGCCGAACATTGCCATTTCCTATTCACACAAGCGGCTAGTCTCATCCTCGCGGTTTATCTTCTTTCAACGACAATTTTGAAGGACTTGTTCTCTTTTAGCAACACCGTTTCCTATATGTTGATTGCCATAATGATTGTTCTTTTAATGGCCCCTCTATCGATTCCTTTGAAAATGACAATGTTCCCTTCGAATCACCAGAAACCCGGTATTTCTACCGGTGTAGTTGGTGGAGATGGCTATACAAACGAAACCCATCCTCTGTTGACCCCTTCCTCGTCAACAACATATCTTGGTAGCTTTTATGAGCCTGAAGAAATCCCCGAAGTGGATTTACTTCTTGCCATGGGTGAGGGAGCagtgaagaagaaaagaaagccCAGGAGAGGCGAAGATTTCACATTCCGTGAAGCTGTAGTGAAGGCCGACTTTTGGCTTCTGTGGTCCGTCTATTTTCTTGGAGTTGGCTCGGGCGTAACAGTCCTTAATAATTTGGCACAGATTGGAGTTTCACTTGGCGTGAATGATGCAACGGTATTGTTGAGTTTGTTCAGCTTCTGTAACTTTTTGGGCCGTCTAGGCGCAGGAGTCGTATCTGAACACTTTGTAAG GTCAAAGGCGATTCCTCGAATATTTAGCTTGGCTGTCGCGCAAGCACTCATGGTCGTGTCATTCCTTCTATACGCTTCAGCTCTAAGTGGTACTCTCTACGCTGCCACAGCGTTGCTTGGAATCTGTTACGGCACCCAGTTTGGTGTCATGATTCCAACTGCTTCCGAACTTTTTGGGTTGAAAGATTTTGGCGTGATCTTCAATTTCATGCAGCTCGGAAATCCCGTGGGTGCGCTTGTTTTCTCGAGTCTGCTCGCTAGTCAAGTATACGAATCCGAGGCAGCTAAGCAGACGGGGTCTTCTTGCGTTGGTCCAAGCTGCTTCCGGCTCACGTTCCTTGTTTTAGCCGGGTTTTGTGGCTTGGGAACTTTAATGAGCATAGTGCTAAGCATAAGAATACGACCAGTTTACCGAATGCTCTATGCTGGAGGCTCGTTCCGTCTGCCTCAAAGCTCTGGCCATTGA